The genomic interval ACCTGGATCTCCTTGCCGGTCTCGAGGGTCGCCGGCTTGGTGCCGCCCGAGGAGCGGTCGCCCTGCAGGCCGGGCTCGGTGAAGGTGATCTCGAGCACGACGCTCGCGGGCAACTCGACGTAGAGCACGGCGCCCTCGTGGAAGGCGACGACGACGTCCTGGCCCTCGAGCAGGTAGTCGGCGGCGGAGCCGACGGTCTCGGCGGGCACGTTGGTCTGCTCCCACGTGCTCGTGTCCATGAACACGTACAGGTCGCCGTCCATGTAGGAGTACTGCATGTCGCGCTTGTCGACGGTCGCGGTCTCGATCTTGAGGCCCGCGTTGAAGGTCTTGTCGACCGTCTTGCCGGACAGCACGTTCTTGAGCTTGGTGCGCACGAACGCCGGACCCTTGCCGGGCTTGACGTGCTGGAACTCGGTCACGGACCACAGCTGGCCCTCGAGGTTCAGCACCATTCCGTTCTTGAGATCGTTCGTGGTCGCCATGGTTCTCCTTGGAGGGGATGTCTGCGCGGTATGCGGCTGCCTGCAGGCGCGGACGCTCGGCCCGGGCACGGTCACCGAGTTTACAGCCCTGAGCGCCGGGGGCCGGGCGCTCAGCTCGTGAGGTCGATCATCGCGAGCAGGCGGGTCACGAGCGCGTACGCGGCGCGCTCCTCGCGCCATCCGCTCGTCTTGAGCGCGCGCGAGACCGTCTGCTGGGTGACGCCGAGGGCGCTCGCGAGCTCCGCCTGGGTGCGGGAGGGGTCCTCGCGCAGGGCGCGCACGGTGCGCCACTGCCCCGCGTTGCGGGTCGCGATCATCCAGCCGATCAGGCGCAGCACGGCCTGGGCGTCGGCGGCGGTCTCGGCGTGGCGGGAGTCGGCGGCGAGCACGGCCACGGGCACCTCGCTCGTGCGCCGGGCGCGCTCGAGCGCGGCGCGCGAGGCGGTCATGGCGCCGCCGCGGACCTCGCGCACGCCGGACGGGAGCGGGAGGCCGACGGGGCCGACGCCCAGGCCGACGCGCCACGACCCCAGCTCGAGGGCGGTGCGCACGATGTCGAGCGCGCCCTCGGCACGCTCGGCGAGGGCGACGGCCTCGTCGCCGAGGGTGCGCTCGGCGGCGAGCCGGCCGCCGAGCGGCGCGAGCGCGGCGAGCAGCTCGGGGACGCGGTCGACGCCGTCGTCGCGCCCCGCGGGGGCGGGACGGGCGCACGAGATCACGAACATGGCGCGGTCCTCTCTGTCACGCGAGCTGGATGAGCTCCTCGTAGGAGGAGTTCCAGAGGTCCTCTACGGCGTCGGGCATGACGAGCACGCGCTCGGGGCTGAGGGCGGTGACGGCGCCGGGATCGTGCGAGACGAGCACGACGGCGCCCTCGAAGTTCGCGAGCGCCCCGAGGATCTCGGCGCGCGAGGCGGGGTCGAGGTTGTTCGTGGGCTCGTCGAGCAGGAGCACGTTGGCGCTCGAGACCACGAGCGTCGCGAGCGCGAGGCGGGTCTTCTCGCCGCCCGACAGGACGCTCGCGCTCTTGTGCACGTCATCGCCGCTGAAAAGGAAGGAGCCGAGGATCTTGCGGGCCTCGACCTCGGGCAGCTCGACGGCCGCGCTCATCATGTTCTCGAGCACGGTGCGGGACTCGTCGAGGGTCTCGTGCTCCTGGGCGTAGTAGCCGATGCGGAGGCCGTGGCCCGGGATGATCTCTCCCGTGTCGGGGGCGTCGACCCCGGCCAGGATGCGCAGCAGGGTGGTCTTGCCGGCGCCGTTGAGGCCGAGGATCACGACCCGGCTGCCGCGGTCGATCGCGAGGTCGACGTCGGTGAAGATCTCGAGGCTGCCGTAGGACTTCGAGAGGCCCTCGGCCATGAGCGGGGTCTTGCCGCACGGCGCGGGCCGCGGGAAGCGCAGCGAGGCGACGCGGTCGCTGCGCCGCTCGTCCTCGACGGAGTCCATGAGCCGCTCGGCGCGTCGCAGCATGTTCTGGGCGGCCACCGCCTTGGTGGCCTTGGCGCGCATCTTCTCGGCCTGCGCGGTGAGCGCGGTCGCCTTCTTCTCGGCGTTGGCGCGCTCGCGCTTGCGGCGCTTCTCGTCGTCCTCGCGGGACTTCAGGTACTGCTTCCAGCCCATGTTGTAGATGTCGATCACCTGACGGTTGGCGTCGAGGTAGAAGACCGTGTTGACGACGTCCTGGACGAGCTGGACGTCGTGGGAGATGACGATGATGCCGCCGCGGAAGGTCTGGAGGTAGTCGCGCAGCCACACGATGGAGTCCGCGTCGAGGTGGTTGGTGGGCTCGTCGAGGATGAGCGTGTCGGCCTGGGAGAACAGGATGCGGGCGAGCTCGACGCGCCGCCGCTGTCCGCCGGAGAGGGTGCGCAGCTCCTGCTCGTGGAGGCGCTGGGGCAGGCCGAGGTTGGCCGCCATGCGCTTGGCCTCGGACTCGGCCGCGTAGCCGCCCTTGGCGTTGAGCTCGTCGTCGAGGCGGGCGTAGCGGTTCATGGCCTTCTCGCGGCGGGCGTCGGAGAGGGTCATGTCGGCCATCTCGAGCTCGGCGCGGCGCAGCTTGGCCATGAGCTCGTCGAGGCCGCGGGCGCCGAGGATCCGGGCGATCACGGTCTGCTCAGGATCGCCGGTGTGGGTGTCCTGGGGCAGGTAGCCGAGCTCGCCGCGCAGATCGACGGTCCCAGCGGCCGGCTGCAGGGTGCCCGAGAGCACCTTGGTGAGCGTGGTCTTGCCGGCCCCGTTGCGGCCGACGAGACCCACCCGGTCGCCGTCGGTGACCTGGAAGCTCACCTCGCTCATGAGCAGGCGGGCGCCGACGCGGATCTCGAGGTCGTGGACGGTGATCACGGGCGTGGGCTCCTGCGGGACGGCGTGGTGACGGGTGGCGTGAGGACCGGGGAAGTCTACGGCCCCGGGGCCGCCGAACGCCCGGCACGGGCCGGGCGGGTGTGATGGGATGAACGTGGGCGACTGCCCCGCCCGTCAACTCAGAGTCGAGGAGAAGAGCGAGAGATG from Brachybacterium huguangmaarense carries:
- a CDS encoding MarR family transcriptional regulator translates to MFVISCARPAPAGRDDGVDRVPELLAALAPLGGRLAAERTLGDEAVALAERAEGALDIVRTALELGSWRVGLGVGPVGLPLPSGVREVRGGAMTASRAALERARRTSEVPVAVLAADSRHAETAADAQAVLRLIGWMIATRNAGQWRTVRALREDPSRTQAELASALGVTQQTVSRALKTSGWREERAAYALVTRLLAMIDLTS
- a CDS encoding ABC-F family ATP-binding cassette domain-containing protein encodes the protein MITVHDLEIRVGARLLMSEVSFQVTDGDRVGLVGRNGAGKTTLTKVLSGTLQPAAGTVDLRGELGYLPQDTHTGDPEQTVIARILGARGLDELMAKLRRAELEMADMTLSDARREKAMNRYARLDDELNAKGGYAAESEAKRMAANLGLPQRLHEQELRTLSGGQRRRVELARILFSQADTLILDEPTNHLDADSIVWLRDYLQTFRGGIIVISHDVQLVQDVVNTVFYLDANRQVIDIYNMGWKQYLKSREDDEKRRKRERANAEKKATALTAQAEKMRAKATKAVAAQNMLRRAERLMDSVEDERRSDRVASLRFPRPAPCGKTPLMAEGLSKSYGSLEIFTDVDLAIDRGSRVVILGLNGAGKTTLLRILAGVDAPDTGEIIPGHGLRIGYYAQEHETLDESRTVLENMMSAAVELPEVEARKILGSFLFSGDDVHKSASVLSGGEKTRLALATLVVSSANVLLLDEPTNNLDPASRAEILGALANFEGAVVLVSHDPGAVTALSPERVLVMPDAVEDLWNSSYEELIQLA
- the efp gene encoding elongation factor P, whose translation is MATTNDLKNGMVLNLEGQLWSVTEFQHVKPGKGPAFVRTKLKNVLSGKTVDKTFNAGLKIETATVDKRDMQYSYMDGDLYVFMDTSTWEQTNVPAETVGSAADYLLEGQDVVVAFHEGAVLYVELPASVVLEITFTEPGLQGDRSSGGTKPATLETGKEIQVPLFLEQGTKVKVDTRSGDYLGRA